GGCTTTTTGCGACCATTATATGATGGATGCTTATGGGGAAATAGATAGTGCTCTTACCGAGCATTGTTCGCACCTGTTTAAGCGATCTCATCTAAGAGAAGGAATCTTTCAACCTTTCTGTAAGCTTGGCTTAATAGATAGGGCAGTGTCTTCAGCGACAGCAGCCGTGATTCGTCGAGACGTTGTAGATTGGAAAAGCATTCCATCAGAAGTCGGTGGTTCGTGGGATTTATATGTGAACTACCTGTGTTGCCGTAATGGATTGGGAGCATATTATTGTCCTGAAAAATTAACTCGGTACAGAGTTCACGAACAAACAGACACAATGTTGAGCGGTAGCCGAAATTATCAAGCGAAAATCCGAAAAGCCCAAGCCGATATTTTCTGCTTTGAAAAGTTTATGGAAGATGAAAGGCTCAAGGAATTTAAACCATATTTTCTCCAACAATGGGGATACGTGAGTACCACTTTAGGAATTGGTTTAATGCGCTCTAAACAAATTAAAGAAGCGCGTCCTTACTTTTGGCGTTCCTTGCGTCAAAGTCTCAGCTTCCGAACAATGGTTGCACTTGTCTTGAGTTTTGGACCACCCAAAATAGCAGCTAAGTTCTAAATTAAATTTAGGAACAGCTAAGTATTTTATACATCATAAAAATTGACATCACACCAGCTAACAACAACAAAAGACTATGCGAGTATCAGCTTGTATTACCACGAGAAATCGTACAAAAAACTTAGAAGAATGTTTGCAAGCACTGTGGAATTCTGATGTTAAACCCTACACTGTTGTTGTTTCTGACGACTCTTCAAGTATAGAAGTACAGCAGCAGAATTATCAGATTGTTCAGAAATATCCGGGAACCAAATACATTACAGGTCCTCGCCTTGGAGTTTGTGCTAACCGCAATAATGCAGTTAATGCAATCCCCTCCTCTGAAACTGATTTTGTCGCCTTTATTGATGATGATATTTGTGTTAAACCAGACTTTATTGCTCGTGCTCTAGAGAGATACTCTCAACTGTCTCCAGAACAAAGAAATCGCACTATCCTTTCAGGCGTCAGTCGCAGCCCAGATGGTTCCTTTGAGATGGTTTCTGGAAAGTTGTCTTTTCGGGGATATTTCTGTAAATCCGATGTTCCTGAATCTGTAGCTATTCATGCCACCCTGTTCCCTCGGAAATTTTTTGACCAAGAACAGTGGGACGAAAATATTTTCTTTGGCTATGAAGATGCAGAACTTTGTCTGCGAGCTTTAAAACAAGGCTACAAAATTCAACACTGCCCTGAGTTGTTAGTCACTCACGCTGCAAGCGAGGGTTTTACAAGTACGTTGAACGAACCTGGAGTGGGTAGCTTGACAAGATATGAAATCTCAATAGAAGCAGCTCGGCTTTACATCGGCATAAAACGTTATAAAGATTTATCTCCCGATCCAATTAAACTAGTAGTATTTCTCATTTTATATTTTGTTCATATGACACTCTATTTGATGAAGCGGGGAGCAATTCAAGCTTGGCCTCAAATTGTTCGTCTATCCCGCATTCAGAAATTATGGCGTCCGTCTGTCGTGTAGATAGTCAATCTCAGGTTCTGGCACAAATCATTTTACAGGAAGTTAAGTGTGAAGCTCTGCATCGTTACCCACAGCGTTATTAAAGGTGATGGACAGGGTCGAGTCAATTACGAGGTTGCCCAAGAAGCAATTCGGCGCGGTCATCACGTTACCTTGTTATCAAGTCAAATAGCCCCGGAATTACAACAAAACGACCAAGTTCATTGGTTTCCAATTCCGGTTGAAGGATGGCCGGCTGAATTGCTTCGTAACTTAATTTTTGCTCTTGCCAGCACAAATTGGTTGCGTAAGCATCGTTCTCAACTTGATGTAGTCAAAGCCAATGGTGCGATTACTTGGGCAAGGAGCGATCTCAACGCCGTCCATTTCGTGCATGGTTCTTGGCTAAAATTCTCCGCCAAACAGGCAAAGCCTAAGTCAGTCAAAACTGGATTCAATCCACGCCAAGTTATTTACGATTTATATCAGTGGTTTTACACAGCTTTAAATGCAAGGTGGGAACAAAAGGCTTTTCGTCAAACACAAGCAGTAGTGGCAGTTTCTGATAAAGTCGCTAAAGATTTATTAGAAATTGGTGTACCCCCAGAGTCCATTCAGATCGTTGTCAATGGCGTCGATTTGCAAGAGTTTTCCCCTGGTGTTAGCGATCGCAAAAAATGGGGTCTTCCAGAAGGAGTTCCCCTTGCTTTATTTGCAGGTGATATCAGAATCCCTCGGAAAAACTTAGACACGGTACTGTATGCCCTTGTGAAAGTACCCAATTTACACCTAGCAGTTGCAGGCATTACAGAAGGCAGCCCCTATCCCCAACTTGCAGCAACACTAGGGATAAATGACCGAGTCCACTTTTTAGGATTGCGCCGTGACGTACCATCCGTCATGAAAGCAGTCGATTTCTTTGTTTTTCCCTCCCGGTACGAACCTTTTGGCTTAGTTGTGATTGAAGCTATGGCCACAGGCATACCTGTCATCACTGCTACCTCCACAGGAGCAGCAGATTTGGTAACACCGGAGGCGGGGATCGTTTTACCAGACTCAGACGATGTTGAAGCTTTAGCCACTGCAATGTCAACCCTGACAAACAACCAACAGCTGAGAACTCAAATGGGTCAAGTCTCCCGAACCATAGCAGAACAACACAGCTGGAGCAAAATGGCACAAACCTATGTGGATTTGTTAGAAGAGTTAACTTCTAGGGGTTAAGGGTTAGGGGT
This genomic interval from Scytonema hofmannii PCC 7110 contains the following:
- a CDS encoding glycosyltransferase family 4 protein, producing MKLCIVTHSVIKGDGQGRVNYEVAQEAIRRGHHVTLLSSQIAPELQQNDQVHWFPIPVEGWPAELLRNLIFALASTNWLRKHRSQLDVVKANGAITWARSDLNAVHFVHGSWLKFSAKQAKPKSVKTGFNPRQVIYDLYQWFYTALNARWEQKAFRQTQAVVAVSDKVAKDLLEIGVPPESIQIVVNGVDLQEFSPGVSDRKKWGLPEGVPLALFAGDIRIPRKNLDTVLYALVKVPNLHLAVAGITEGSPYPQLAATLGINDRVHFLGLRRDVPSVMKAVDFFVFPSRYEPFGLVVIEAMATGIPVITATSTGAADLVTPEAGIVLPDSDDVEALATAMSTLTNNQQLRTQMGQVSRTIAEQHSWSKMAQTYVDLLEELTSRG
- a CDS encoding glycosyltransferase family 2 protein, yielding MRVSACITTRNRTKNLEECLQALWNSDVKPYTVVVSDDSSSIEVQQQNYQIVQKYPGTKYITGPRLGVCANRNNAVNAIPSSETDFVAFIDDDICVKPDFIARALERYSQLSPEQRNRTILSGVSRSPDGSFEMVSGKLSFRGYFCKSDVPESVAIHATLFPRKFFDQEQWDENIFFGYEDAELCLRALKQGYKIQHCPELLVTHAASEGFTSTLNEPGVGSLTRYEISIEAARLYIGIKRYKDLSPDPIKLVVFLILYFVHMTLYLMKRGAIQAWPQIVRLSRIQKLWRPSVV
- a CDS encoding glycosyltransferase family 2 protein, producing the protein MNGDRKSLQPLVSVITPTYNRPDYLKAALSSAIKQTYRNIEIIVSDNCSPENPQSIVESFNDDRIRFYRNSTNLGMFANTMNAFKKARGKYVASLLDDDMWEENFLEKLVPPLEAHPNLALAFCDHYMMDAYGEIDSALTEHCSHLFKRSHLREGIFQPFCKLGLIDRAVSSATAAVIRRDVVDWKSIPSEVGGSWDLYVNYLCCRNGLGAYYCPEKLTRYRVHEQTDTMLSGSRNYQAKIRKAQADIFCFEKFMEDERLKEFKPYFLQQWGYVSTTLGIGLMRSKQIKEARPYFWRSLRQSLSFRTMVALVLSFGPPKIAAKF